From a single Mycolicibacterium moriokaense genomic region:
- a CDS encoding DUF4185 domain-containing protein, with the protein MGPASYIGRVGGLAFALGVGTAIAMSPGVATAQTNDSSSASSTDSSTNTGSTTGTSTTGTSTTGSTTTGESKDDDPKDDDPKDDDATVSPSGTTAASGSATGSSGTTGSTQNEKRGAVEPGQVSAQTNTGTLSSSGSAASGEKDEKKDDEKSEPEPAETEKPTEQPELPGDEQETTVQDETEKETVPPVVTKDDGKDDTKGSDYEPATSSKTQQAGTTTALTTQSSTDPGSVNQVNQEVKDVATFVDARVLAASGPLNISPMMAAQTTEDLIGTTETEDTTEDPDLLTAAVEIVSDVVDALLNPLAGSTPIDPSAPLAWTLLAAARREVDDLVDALTGQSTEDMTLASAQTTSQALATPPPTARPVFPQPGQWLSVSTQFVDWITGNNPANNTQFYYGVTGTDLGIMWDNGMEDDPSTPYNEHQILIAFGDTFGVGGMAAGTHWRSNILFRSVDANLLDGLDFTDPEWFTGNDFGGSPLTYVPSGAPYQYMARQIIFPSGLPAGITLIPTAGISVPTPGTEYGVTQYISFMSVTKWGAPGQWTTNYSAIAYSEDNGETWTVAPQTVRYNTPGSGNQNFQQMAFVRPGDGYVYAYGTPNGRLGSAYVARVPERDILDLSKYEYWNGGTAGGWYGIGATAPGWVKGSPAAATPIFGQTTTTPGACGSVTINPGSGVSEMSVQYNKHLEKFVVLHADRNNSIIMRTSDRPEGGWSGPKVLMKQQNGGIYAPMMHPWSPSTQGTGSELYWNLSLWSEYNVMLMKTDLNKVK; encoded by the coding sequence ATGGGACCTGCCAGCTATATCGGGCGCGTCGGGGGGCTGGCCTTCGCGTTGGGCGTCGGCACGGCGATCGCCATGAGCCCCGGGGTTGCCACGGCGCAGACGAACGATTCATCGTCGGCATCGTCCACGGATTCCTCCACCAACACCGGATCGACCACCGGCACGTCCACGACTGGCACATCGACGACGGGGTCTACAACCACCGGCGAGTCGAAAGACGATGACCCGAAAGACGATGACCCGAAGGACGACGACGCAACGGTCAGTCCGTCCGGGACGACCGCTGCGAGCGGGTCGGCGACGGGCAGCTCTGGCACCACCGGATCCACGCAGAACGAGAAGCGCGGGGCGGTAGAACCCGGGCAGGTGAGCGCCCAAACGAATACCGGCACCTTGAGTAGCTCAGGGTCGGCGGCATCGGGCGAAAAAGACGAGAAAAAAGACGACGAGAAATCGGAGCCCGAGCCGGCGGAGACCGAGAAGCCCACCGAACAACCGGAGCTTCCCGGCGATGAACAAGAAACCACCGTCCAGGACGAGACCGAGAAGGAGACGGTCCCACCGGTCGTCACCAAGGACGACGGCAAGGACGACACCAAGGGTTCGGACTATGAGCCCGCCACATCATCGAAGACACAGCAGGCCGGCACGACAACCGCGCTGACCACCCAATCATCAACGGACCCCGGCTCGGTCAATCAAGTCAATCAAGAGGTCAAGGACGTCGCTACGTTCGTCGATGCGCGTGTTCTCGCCGCATCGGGCCCGCTGAACATCTCGCCGATGATGGCCGCGCAGACAACGGAAGACCTCATCGGGACCACCGAAACCGAAGACACCACCGAAGACCCCGACCTGCTCACGGCCGCAGTGGAAATCGTGTCCGACGTGGTCGACGCATTGCTCAACCCCCTTGCGGGTAGCACGCCGATCGATCCCTCCGCCCCGCTCGCGTGGACCCTCCTCGCCGCGGCCCGCCGCGAGGTGGACGATCTCGTCGACGCACTCACCGGCCAGTCCACTGAGGACATGACGCTCGCCTCCGCACAAACGACGAGCCAGGCGCTCGCAACACCGCCACCGACCGCTCGGCCGGTCTTCCCCCAACCCGGCCAATGGCTCAGCGTCTCAACCCAATTCGTGGACTGGATCACCGGAAACAATCCGGCGAACAATACGCAGTTCTACTACGGCGTCACGGGTACCGACCTCGGCATCATGTGGGACAACGGCATGGAGGACGACCCGAGTACCCCGTACAACGAACACCAGATTCTGATCGCCTTCGGCGACACCTTCGGCGTCGGCGGCATGGCAGCGGGCACCCATTGGCGGTCGAACATTCTGTTCCGCAGCGTCGACGCAAATCTGTTGGACGGTCTGGATTTCACGGATCCAGAATGGTTCACCGGCAACGACTTCGGCGGATCGCCGTTGACGTACGTCCCCTCGGGTGCGCCGTACCAGTACATGGCTCGGCAGATCATCTTCCCCAGCGGCCTGCCCGCCGGGATCACTCTGATTCCGACCGCCGGGATCTCGGTGCCGACACCTGGAACCGAATACGGGGTGACGCAGTACATCAGCTTCATGTCCGTGACCAAGTGGGGCGCTCCGGGCCAGTGGACGACGAACTACTCGGCGATCGCGTACTCCGAAGACAACGGCGAGACATGGACGGTTGCGCCGCAGACCGTCCGCTACAACACCCCGGGGAGCGGTAATCAGAATTTCCAGCAGATGGCGTTTGTCAGGCCGGGCGACGGTTACGTCTACGCCTACGGGACGCCCAACGGTCGACTGGGTTCGGCCTACGTCGCGCGAGTGCCCGAACGCGACATCCTCGACCTGTCGAAGTACGAGTACTGGAATGGGGGCACGGCCGGCGGGTGGTACGGCATCGGCGCCACCGCACCCGGGTGGGTGAAGGGCAGTCCGGCGGCCGCGACGCCGATCTTCGGCCAGACGACGACGACACCCGGCGCGTGCGGAAGCGTCACCATCAACCCGGGCAGCGGAGTCAGCGAGATGTCCGTTCAGTACAACAAGCATCTCGAGAAGTTCGTCGTTCTCCACGCCGACCGGAACAACAGCATCATCATGCGGACCTCCGACCGACCGGAGGGCGGCTGGTCGGGGCCCAAGGTGTTGATGAAACAGCAAAACGGCGGGATTTACGCGCCGATGATGCATCCGTGGTCGCCCTCGACGCAGGGCACCGGTTCCGAGCTGTACTGGAACCTGTCGCTGTGGTCGGAGTACAACGTGATGTTGATGAAGACAGACCTCAACAAGGTGAAATAA
- a CDS encoding TetR/AcrR family transcriptional regulator, whose protein sequence is MPAVADRPLRADAARNAERILRAARDVYGELGADAPMEAIARRAGVGERTLYRRFPTKGDLISAALDQSIAEDLTPMIEKARADKDPMRGLVTLIEAAISLGAREHHLLTAARRAGSLRSDISAELNDALAELTARGREAGVIRSDVVPDDLPRFIAMLYSVLLTMDSDSDGWRRYVALLVDSISTGPRRKLPRAVPLRFEPSSNTWL, encoded by the coding sequence ATGCCCGCGGTAGCCGACCGCCCGTTGCGCGCCGATGCGGCGCGCAACGCCGAGCGCATTCTGCGCGCTGCGCGTGACGTCTACGGCGAACTGGGGGCGGATGCGCCGATGGAGGCCATCGCCCGCCGGGCAGGTGTCGGCGAGCGGACGCTGTATCGACGGTTTCCGACGAAGGGCGACCTGATCAGCGCCGCCTTGGACCAGAGCATCGCCGAAGACCTCACGCCGATGATCGAGAAGGCCCGCGCCGACAAGGACCCCATGCGCGGACTCGTCACATTGATCGAGGCGGCCATCTCACTCGGTGCTCGCGAACACCATCTGCTGACCGCGGCACGGCGGGCCGGCTCGCTGCGGTCCGACATCTCCGCCGAGCTGAACGACGCCCTGGCCGAACTCACCGCACGCGGTCGCGAAGCGGGGGTGATCCGCTCCGACGTGGTCCCCGACGACCTGCCCCGTTTCATCGCAATGCTCTACAGCGTGCTGCTCACGATGGATTCCGACAGCGACGGCTGGCGGCGCTACGTCGCCCTGCTCGTCGATTCGATATCCACCGGTCCGCGAAGGAAGCTGCCGCGGGCCGTGCCGTTGCGGTTCGAGCCGTCGTCGAATACCTGGCTCTAG
- a CDS encoding cutinase family protein, whose translation MISSVLRLLGAAATSAAAVLIAPVPFAAAQGCPDVEVVFARGTAEPPGVGGVGQAFVDAVRAQAEPRSVNVYPVNYAASSDFGDRIAFARTVVDGIRDAGEHVESTAANCPDTRIVLGGFSQGAALAGYVTSAEIPDEVPAEYRQFIPNPMPPEVAEHVAAVVLIGLPSPEFMGSVGAPPITIGPSYAGKTLKLCAPDDTICNGAAPGPPSWAHAMYGLNGSTNEAAAYAVQRL comes from the coding sequence ATGATCTCCAGCGTCCTACGTTTGCTCGGCGCGGCCGCTACCTCCGCTGCGGCTGTGCTCATCGCGCCTGTTCCATTCGCCGCCGCACAGGGCTGCCCCGACGTCGAAGTGGTCTTCGCCCGCGGCACAGCCGAACCACCCGGCGTGGGTGGAGTGGGCCAGGCGTTCGTCGACGCGGTACGCGCGCAGGCCGAGCCGCGGTCCGTCAACGTCTATCCGGTCAACTACGCCGCCAGTAGTGACTTCGGCGACCGCATCGCCTTCGCCAGGACGGTCGTCGACGGTATCCGCGATGCCGGTGAACACGTCGAGTCGACGGCGGCGAACTGTCCCGACACCAGGATCGTGCTCGGCGGGTTCTCCCAAGGGGCGGCCCTCGCCGGCTACGTGACGTCGGCCGAGATACCCGACGAGGTGCCCGCCGAGTATCGCCAGTTCATCCCCAATCCGATGCCGCCCGAGGTCGCCGAGCACGTCGCGGCCGTGGTGCTGATCGGCCTTCCGTCGCCCGAGTTCATGGGCAGCGTCGGCGCGCCGCCTATCACGATCGGACCGTCCTACGCCGGCAAGACGTTAAAGCTGTGTGCCCCGGACGACACCATCTGCAACGGCGCCGCCCCCGGCCCGCCGAGCTGGGCCCACGCGATGTACGGGCTCAACGGCAGCACCAACGAGGCGGCGGCGTACGCGGTGCAGCGGCTCTAG
- a CDS encoding M15 family metallopeptidase yields the protein MRHVIAPLLVACGTACAAHGVAAASPDQTIPPVSDAARAAGLVDVRTVVPDAVIDLRYATPNNFVGEQMYPADARCLVDEAMAAGLATAADSLRSGGDVLVFWDCYRPHDVQVRMYEAVSEPGWVSRPGPYARSHEAGLSVDVTLARDGELVDMGTGFDEFTPRANAYATEGVSPAAQENRTRLRDAMAAGGFTVYKGEWWHFDAPGAYANHPILDVPVN from the coding sequence GTGCGCCACGTCATCGCCCCTCTGCTCGTCGCTTGCGGCACGGCCTGCGCCGCGCACGGTGTCGCCGCGGCATCCCCGGATCAGACCATTCCGCCCGTCTCGGATGCGGCGCGTGCGGCCGGTCTGGTCGACGTCCGGACCGTCGTCCCCGACGCGGTCATCGACCTGCGGTACGCGACGCCGAACAACTTCGTCGGGGAGCAGATGTATCCCGCCGACGCGCGCTGCCTCGTCGATGAGGCGATGGCGGCGGGACTGGCGACAGCGGCCGATTCGCTGCGGTCCGGTGGCGACGTACTCGTCTTCTGGGACTGCTACCGGCCGCACGACGTCCAGGTCCGGATGTATGAGGCGGTCTCCGAACCGGGCTGGGTGTCCCGTCCGGGGCCGTATGCGCGCAGCCATGAAGCGGGATTGTCGGTCGATGTCACGTTGGCCCGCGACGGCGAGTTGGTGGACATGGGAACGGGTTTCGACGAGTTCACCCCGCGCGCGAACGCGTACGCCACCGAGGGAGTCAGTCCGGCCGCGCAGGAGAACCGGACGAGGCTGCGCGACGCGATGGCAGCGGGCGGGTTCACCGTCTACAAGGGGGAGTGGTGGCACTTCGACGCACCGGGTGCCTACGCCAACCACCCGATTCTCGATGTGCCTGTGAATTAG
- a CDS encoding NADP-dependent oxidoreductase, with product MNRQILLRRRPTGLVAPEDTELVTTPAPEPAEGEALVRTTYVGIDAAARTWLNDQPGYLPPVQIGEVIRAAGIGEVVESRCAAYAVGDVVTTLTGFQEYVICRDDIFTTPVPGPQDKVDQLAVMSVYGPTGATAYFGMVGIGKPKEGETVVVSAAAGATGSVAGQIAKIAGARVVGIAGGPEKCKAVVEDFGFDACIDYREDDIKVALKEHCPRGVDVYFDNVGGPILDAVLGRLAPKARVVLCGVISSYLTGEHPGPANYVNLLAKTATMQGFNALDEWGRFEEAFGPLRQWEAEGKLVHRQTIYEGIESCVDAMNGLFTGANIGKMLVKISDPTST from the coding sequence ATGAACCGTCAGATCCTGTTGCGACGCCGGCCGACCGGATTGGTCGCACCCGAGGACACCGAGTTGGTCACCACCCCCGCGCCCGAGCCCGCAGAGGGGGAGGCGCTTGTCCGCACCACGTATGTGGGTATCGACGCCGCTGCGCGCACCTGGCTGAACGACCAGCCGGGTTATCTGCCGCCGGTGCAGATCGGTGAGGTCATCCGCGCGGCGGGCATCGGGGAGGTCGTGGAATCGCGGTGCGCCGCGTACGCCGTCGGCGACGTCGTCACGACGCTGACCGGGTTTCAGGAATACGTCATCTGCCGTGACGACATCTTCACCACACCGGTGCCGGGACCTCAGGACAAAGTCGACCAGCTCGCGGTGATGTCGGTCTACGGGCCGACGGGTGCCACCGCGTACTTCGGGATGGTCGGCATCGGCAAGCCGAAGGAGGGCGAGACGGTGGTCGTCTCCGCCGCGGCCGGTGCGACCGGATCGGTGGCCGGACAGATCGCCAAGATCGCGGGCGCACGCGTGGTGGGAATCGCCGGCGGTCCCGAGAAGTGCAAGGCGGTGGTCGAGGACTTCGGTTTCGACGCGTGCATCGACTACCGCGAGGACGACATCAAGGTCGCGCTGAAGGAGCACTGCCCGCGCGGGGTCGACGTGTATTTCGACAATGTCGGCGGGCCGATCCTGGACGCCGTGCTGGGCCGTCTCGCACCGAAGGCGCGGGTGGTGTTGTGCGGTGTCATCTCCAGTTATCTGACGGGTGAACACCCCGGTCCCGCGAACTACGTAAATTTGCTGGCGAAGACCGCGACGATGCAGGGTTTCAACGCGCTCGACGAATGGGGCAGGTTCGAGGAGGCGTTCGGCCCACTCCGCCAGTGGGAGGCCGAAGGCAAGCTTGTGCATCGGCAAACGATCTACGAGGGCATCGAATCGTGCGTCGACGCGATGAACGGGTTGTTCACCGGCGCGAACATCGGCAAGATGCTGGTGAAGATCAGCGATCCGACATCAACCTGA
- a CDS encoding cytochrome P450 — translation MTTTTSEATESDLPAIPAARSASCPLHPPAEFAQWREEPGLRLAMYQGRPTWVVSRYEDIRAALVDPRLSAETIPAGMLPKDSDNNTPVMFARVDDPEHHRIRRMLTRDFTFRRVDGMRPQIQEIVDSYLDRMLDAGPPADLVRAFALPVPSLVIAHLLGVPDDDLELFHHHTTVGLDVHASDEEKAQAFGAMFAYIGELVERKKQEPGDDLLGRLVTDHVLNGDISAETATVTGAIMMQAGHETTANMLALGTVALMEHRELFDRLGNSNDPAVIANIVEELMRYLAIVHSQVDRIATEDLVLGGQQIRAGDFLVMNIPAANWDPAFVAHPEVLDGNRNARGHLGFGYGVHQCIGANLARVEMQIAFATLARRVHGLRLAVGLDELRFKGESGIYGMRELPVTW, via the coding sequence GTGACAACAACGACTTCCGAGGCGACGGAGTCCGACCTCCCCGCCATTCCCGCCGCCCGCTCGGCGTCGTGCCCGTTGCATCCGCCCGCGGAGTTCGCGCAGTGGCGCGAGGAGCCGGGTCTGCGCCTGGCGATGTATCAGGGCCGGCCGACCTGGGTGGTCAGCCGGTACGAGGACATCAGGGCGGCACTGGTCGATCCGCGACTGTCGGCCGAGACCATCCCCGCGGGGATGTTGCCGAAAGACAGCGACAACAACACACCCGTGATGTTCGCGCGGGTGGACGACCCCGAGCACCATCGCATCCGGCGAATGCTGACCAGAGACTTCACCTTTCGGCGGGTCGACGGTATGCGGCCCCAGATCCAGGAGATCGTCGACTCCTATCTCGACAGGATGCTCGACGCCGGACCGCCCGCAGATCTGGTGCGCGCCTTCGCGTTACCGGTGCCGTCCCTGGTCATCGCACATCTGCTCGGGGTGCCCGACGACGACCTCGAACTGTTCCACCACCACACGACGGTCGGACTGGACGTCCACGCCTCAGACGAGGAGAAGGCGCAAGCGTTCGGGGCGATGTTCGCCTACATCGGAGAGCTGGTCGAGCGCAAGAAGCAGGAACCCGGCGACGACCTGCTGGGTCGCCTCGTCACCGACCACGTGCTCAACGGCGACATCAGCGCCGAGACCGCGACCGTCACCGGAGCGATCATGATGCAGGCCGGGCATGAGACCACGGCGAACATGCTCGCGCTGGGAACCGTTGCGCTGATGGAACATCGGGAGCTGTTCGACCGCCTCGGCAACAGCAACGACCCAGCCGTCATCGCCAACATCGTCGAAGAACTGATGCGCTATCTCGCCATCGTTCACAGCCAGGTCGACCGGATCGCCACCGAGGACCTTGTCCTGGGCGGTCAGCAGATCCGCGCAGGGGACTTCCTCGTGATGAACATTCCGGCCGCGAACTGGGACCCTGCCTTCGTCGCGCACCCCGAGGTGCTGGACGGCAATCGAAACGCACGCGGGCACTTGGGTTTCGGTTACGGCGTGCACCAGTGCATCGGCGCGAACCTCGCCCGCGTGGAGATGCAGATCGCGTTCGCGACGCTGGCCCGCCGGGTGCACGGGCTGCGCTTGGCCGTCGGCCTCGACGAACTGAGGTTCAAGGGCGAGTCCGGTATCTACGGCATGCGGGAGCTACCCGTTACCTGGTGA
- a CDS encoding spinster family MFS transporter, translating into MTLVDETLTPHSTRRAWTAVVLLAVVGTLNYADRFLPAVLAEPIKNDLALSDTAIGVINGFWFLAVYAVLGLVIARLADRGAFGLVISSCLTLWGTMTMLGAAVQSTFQLALTRIGVAVGEAGSTPAAHAYVARNFPPERRAAPLAVITLAVPLASAASLLGGGLLAHTLGWRTAFVLMGAISVVFAPLVLVALGRRQSMPAVEPADSVVQTRKALDLLKKPSFLAVVLGAAFIAFAGYSLTTFAPAYLMRTRGMSLGDMGVQYGVASGLTGIASLLIVGRLADRLSARDPRWSLWLVAAMTAALIPFSVLAFLVESRTLCVWFIALSYVIGTAHMAPSIAAIQRLARVEERATASAILLFFGSMVGSAGPYLTGAISDALKADLGATSLGRALLIVPVAQVVAIVCYLVASQRFLREIVDR; encoded by the coding sequence ATGACGCTTGTCGACGAGACATTGACGCCCCACAGCACGCGGCGGGCCTGGACGGCCGTCGTGCTGCTCGCCGTCGTCGGCACGCTCAACTACGCCGACCGCTTTCTGCCCGCGGTACTGGCCGAGCCGATCAAGAACGATCTGGCGTTGTCGGACACCGCAATCGGCGTCATCAACGGCTTCTGGTTCCTCGCCGTCTACGCGGTGCTCGGCCTGGTGATCGCCCGGCTCGCGGACCGCGGCGCCTTCGGCCTGGTCATCTCGAGCTGTCTGACCCTCTGGGGCACCATGACGATGCTCGGCGCGGCGGTCCAGTCGACCTTCCAGCTCGCGCTCACCCGGATCGGCGTCGCGGTGGGCGAAGCGGGCAGCACACCGGCGGCGCACGCCTACGTGGCGCGAAACTTCCCACCGGAGCGCCGCGCCGCGCCGCTGGCCGTCATCACCCTCGCGGTCCCGTTGGCCAGCGCCGCCAGCCTGCTCGGCGGCGGGCTGCTTGCGCACACCCTGGGGTGGCGGACGGCCTTCGTGCTGATGGGTGCGATCAGCGTCGTGTTCGCACCGCTGGTGCTCGTCGCCCTCGGGCGCCGCCAGTCGATGCCGGCCGTCGAGCCCGCCGACAGCGTGGTGCAGACACGGAAAGCGCTGGATCTGCTGAAGAAGCCGAGCTTTCTGGCCGTCGTCCTCGGCGCCGCATTCATCGCGTTCGCGGGGTACTCGCTGACCACCTTCGCCCCCGCCTACCTGATGCGAACACGCGGGATGTCGCTCGGCGACATGGGTGTGCAATATGGTGTCGCCAGCGGCCTGACCGGGATAGCCAGCTTGCTGATCGTGGGACGGCTCGCGGATCGCCTGTCCGCCAGAGATCCTCGGTGGTCCCTGTGGCTGGTGGCCGCGATGACCGCGGCGTTGATTCCGTTTTCGGTGTTGGCGTTCCTGGTCGAAAGCCGAACCCTGTGCGTCTGGTTCATCGCGTTGAGCTACGTCATCGGTACCGCGCACATGGCGCCGTCGATCGCGGCGATTCAACGGTTGGCACGTGTGGAGGAGCGCGCGACGGCGTCGGCCATCCTCTTGTTCTTCGGTTCCATGGTCGGATCGGCGGGGCCTTATCTCACCGGCGCCATTAGCGATGCACTCAAGGCCGACCTCGGCGCCACGTCGCTGGGGCGTGCGCTGCTGATCGTTCCGGTGGCGCAGGTCGTCGCGATCGTCTGCTATCTCGTGGCGAGCCAACGCTTCCTGCGCGAGATCGTCGACAGGTAG
- a CDS encoding XdhC family protein, translating into MRDVLDELLSVWRTGGTAGVATVVRTIRSAPRQPGATMFVAPDGSVTGSVSGGCVEAAVYELANEVVASGQPELQRYGVTDEDAFAVGLTCGGIIDIFAEPMSRETFPQLEAIADDIAAHRPTAVATVIAHPDPERIGRRLVIGADTVDGSLGSARADAAVTDDARGLLAAGRSTVLSYGPDGQRQDTGMEVFVASHAPRPRMLIFGAIDFASALARQGAFLGYRVTVCDARPVFATPARFPGAEEVVVDWPDRYLAEQAAAGAIDSRTAICVLTHDAKFDVPVLQVALRLPQVGYVGVMGSRRTHDDRMARLREAGLTDAELGRLASPIGLDLGARTPEETAVSIAAEIIARRWGGRGAPLTDTDGRIHHDA; encoded by the coding sequence GTGCGCGACGTCCTCGACGAGTTGCTGTCGGTATGGCGGACCGGCGGCACGGCCGGGGTCGCCACCGTCGTGCGCACGATCCGATCCGCGCCGCGGCAACCCGGGGCCACCATGTTCGTCGCCCCCGACGGTTCGGTGACCGGCTCCGTGTCGGGTGGCTGCGTCGAAGCGGCGGTGTACGAATTGGCCAACGAGGTCGTCGCGTCCGGGCAGCCGGAGCTACAGCGGTACGGGGTCACCGACGAAGACGCCTTCGCCGTCGGCCTCACCTGTGGCGGCATCATCGACATCTTCGCCGAGCCGATGTCGCGCGAGACGTTCCCGCAATTGGAGGCGATTGCCGACGACATCGCGGCGCATCGCCCGACCGCCGTCGCCACCGTGATCGCGCACCCCGATCCGGAACGTATCGGGCGCAGGCTGGTGATCGGGGCAGACACCGTCGACGGCTCGCTCGGCTCGGCCCGCGCCGACGCCGCGGTCACCGACGATGCGCGGGGGCTGCTGGCCGCCGGGCGCTCGACCGTACTGTCCTACGGTCCCGACGGTCAGCGCCAGGACACCGGCATGGAGGTGTTCGTCGCCAGCCACGCCCCGCGTCCGCGGATGCTGATATTCGGTGCGATCGACTTCGCGTCGGCACTGGCCCGGCAAGGGGCGTTTCTCGGCTACCGCGTGACGGTGTGCGACGCGCGTCCGGTGTTCGCCACGCCGGCGCGGTTCCCCGGCGCCGAGGAGGTGGTCGTCGACTGGCCGGACCGCTACCTCGCCGAACAGGCGGCGGCTGGAGCCATCGATTCCCGCACCGCGATCTGCGTGCTCACCCACGACGCCAAATTCGACGTGCCGGTGCTGCAGGTCGCGCTGCGCCTGCCGCAGGTCGGCTACGTGGGGGTGATGGGCTCGCGGCGCACCCACGACGACCGGATGGCGCGCTTGCGCGAGGCCGGTCTCACCGACGCGGAACTGGGCAGGCTGGCCAGCCCCATCGGCCTCGATCTCGGTGCCCGCACCCCGGAGGAAACGGCGGTGTCGATCGCCGCCGAGATCATCGCCCGACGCTGGGGAGGACGAGGCGCACCGCTGACCGATACCGACGGACGGATCCACCACGATGCATGA
- a CDS encoding cytochrome P450, producing MTTALDLPTVDYENAPDPHEAHRRLGEAVRRSPIAMGAHGPEILSYELARTVLRDNRLCVPEGLGLETQGITSGPLWDRASSTLLSINGEDHSRLRRLVSKAFTPRAVGRLDTVITDIITRLVEPLLPMGRCEVVEDIARPYPVPVIAELLGAPSQDWKLFSEWADDFFKLFSWNVAEHENAILSAWSELDDYVDGMVAERRQSLTDDLISELIRAEDDGDRLTTPELRMLAAGILMAGTDTTRNQLAAAIDILCDHPDQWELLAEHPELAMNAVEELMRFYPVIFGAMRMTIEDAEYAGVTIPAGTFVLVNTAAGNRDPEVFDDPDRLDITRAGVPPMQTFGAGAHYCLGANLARRELAEALVVMTRRMTNLRRTAPSQWKPLVGITGPAVLPVEFDERPGGC from the coding sequence ATGACCACCGCACTTGACCTACCCACCGTCGACTACGAGAACGCTCCCGATCCGCACGAAGCGCACCGACGCCTTGGCGAGGCCGTCCGGCGCTCACCGATCGCGATGGGGGCGCACGGCCCCGAGATCCTCAGCTACGAACTGGCGCGGACCGTGCTTCGCGACAACCGGTTGTGCGTGCCGGAAGGCCTCGGCCTCGAGACGCAAGGCATCACGTCTGGCCCGCTCTGGGACCGGGCGAGCTCGACGCTGCTCAGCATCAACGGAGAAGACCACTCCCGCCTGCGCCGGCTCGTGTCGAAGGCGTTCACGCCGCGCGCGGTCGGTCGGCTGGACACGGTGATCACCGACATCATCACGCGGTTGGTCGAACCGCTGCTGCCCATGGGCCGCTGCGAGGTGGTCGAGGACATCGCGCGGCCCTACCCCGTCCCCGTGATCGCGGAGCTGCTTGGCGCTCCGAGCCAGGACTGGAAGCTGTTCTCCGAGTGGGCCGATGACTTCTTCAAGCTGTTCAGCTGGAACGTGGCCGAACACGAGAACGCGATCCTCTCGGCCTGGAGCGAGCTGGACGACTATGTCGACGGCATGGTCGCCGAGCGCAGGCAGTCGCTGACCGACGACCTGATCTCCGAGCTGATCCGCGCCGAGGACGACGGTGACCGGCTGACGACCCCCGAGTTGCGCATGCTGGCGGCCGGAATCCTGATGGCGGGCACCGACACCACCCGCAACCAGCTCGCCGCGGCGATCGACATCCTGTGCGACCACCCCGACCAATGGGAGCTGCTCGCCGAGCACCCGGAACTCGCGATGAACGCGGTGGAGGAGCTGATGCGCTTCTACCCCGTCATCTTCGGCGCGATGCGGATGACCATCGAGGACGCCGAGTACGCGGGTGTGACGATCCCGGCGGGCACCTTCGTGCTGGTCAACACGGCCGCAGGCAACAGGGATCCCGAGGTGTTCGACGACCCCGATCGCCTGGACATCACCAGGGCGGGCGTCCCGCCCATGCAGACGTTCGGCGCAGGCGCGCACTACTGCCTCGGCGCGAACCTGGCCCGCCGTGAACTGGCCGAGGCACTGGTGGTCATGACCCGCCGGATGACGAATCTGCGCCGGACGGCCCCCTCGCAGTGGAAGCCGCTCGTCGGCATCACCGGACCGGCAGTGCTCCCCGTCGAGTTCGACGAACGTCCCGGCGGCTGCTGA